One segment of Rosa chinensis cultivar Old Blush chromosome 6, RchiOBHm-V2, whole genome shotgun sequence DNA contains the following:
- the LOC112169351 gene encoding valencene synthase, with the protein MSFQISAAQSKPKRSRPTTDYVPSPWGDRFINYDSEDTITNARREKEIGELKEVVRMDFLAAATGHDISAKLKLIEAVERLGLAYHFETEIEEALERIYATTGYKSHEDGDLHNVTLRFRLLRQHGYNVSTEMFNKFRDDKGNFKESLITDIQGLISLYEAAHLAVHGEDILDEALAFTTAHLNAMVNNPNLAAEVTHVLKQLPYKGIPRLEAKKYISIYQDMASHNPALLKLAKLDFNLVQSLHKKELSIVARWWKDLGFATKLTFARDRLVECYFWSVATYFEPQYLLARRIVTKVIAITVIIDDIYDAYGTIDELTLFTEAIQRWDINCMNQLPEKLQLCYKALIEFFEEIEDEMAKEGRSYRVHYAKETMKALCRGYLKEAQCFHEDYIPSVEEHMELALVTCTYPMLLTLALVGMGGNVTKETFEWMSQGPKILTASATISRCMDDIVGHKFEQERGHAASGVECYMKQYGVSEKEACDVLQKRVDSAWKDINSEMLKPTEMPIPILLPILNFARVMDVLYKVEDSFTHVAQPVKDGISSLLIDPVQI; encoded by the exons ATGTCATTCCAAATCTCAGCAGCTCAATCCAAACCGAAACGAAGCCGTCCAACAACAGACTATGTTCCAAGCCCTTGGGGAGACCGCTTCATTAACTATGATTCCGAAGACACT ATTACCAATGCACGTAGAGAGAAAGAAATTGGAGAACTTAAAGAAGTGGTGAGAATGGATTTCTTAGCAGCGGCTACAGGTCATGATATTTCTGCAAAACTAAAGTTGATCGAAGCAGTTGAGCGCCTAGGTCTGGCTTACCACTTTGAAACAGAGATAGAAGAAGCACTGGAGCGCATATATGCTACTACCGGCTATAAGTCTCATGAGGATGGTGATCTTCACAATGTCACCCTGCGATTTCGGTTGCTTAGACAACATGGATACAATGTCTCAACTG AAATGTTTAACAAGTTCAGAGATGACAAAGGCAACTTCAAGGAAAGCTTGATTACTGACATACAGGGCTTGATAAGTTTGTACGAAGCCGCACATCTTGCAGTCCATGGGGAAGATATATTAGATGAAGCTCTGGCTTTCACTACTGCTCATCTTAATGCAATGGTAAACAACCCTAACTTGGCAGCAGAAGTAACTCATGTTTTGAAGCAACTACCATATAAGGGCATACCAAGGCTAGAGGCCAAGAAATACATCTCCATCTACCAGGATATGGCCTCCCATAACCCAGCTCTCTTAAAGCTTGCAAAGTTGGATTTCAATCTAGTGCAGTCATTGCACAAAAAGGAGCTTAGTATTGTTGCCAG GTGGTGGAAAGATTTAGGGTTTGCCACAAAGCTTACATTTGCAAGAGACAGACTTGTGGAGTGCTATTTTTGGTCTGTGGCAACTTATTTCGAACCCCAATACTTGCTTGCCAGAAGAATTGTAACAAAAGTCATTGCCATCACtgttatcatcgatgatatctATGATGCATACGGCACCATTGACGAACTCACTCTCTTCACTGAAGCAATTCAAAG GTGGGATATCAACTGCATGAATCAGCTTCCAGAAAAACTGCAACTCTGTTACAAGGCACTTATCGAGTtttttgaagaaattgaagatgaAATGGCAAAGGAAGGAAGATCATACCGAGTTCATTATGCAAAAGAGACG ATGAAAGCTCTATGCCGAGGTTACTTAAAAGAAGCTCAATGTTTCCATGAAGACTACATCCCAAGTGTGGAGGAGCATATGGAACTTGCACTTGTAACCTGCACCTATCCAATGCTTCTAACTCTAGCTTTAGTTGGCATGGGCGGCAATGTAACAAAGGAGACCTTTGAGTGGATGTCCCAGGGGCCTAAGATTCTTACAGCTTCAGCAACCATTTCGAGGTGCATGGACGACATTGTTGGACACAAG ttCGAACAAGAGAGGGGGCACGCAGCGTCAGGCGTTGAATGCTACATGAAACAGTATGGTGTGTCGGAAAAAGAAGCATGTGATGTGCTTCAAAAGAGAGTCGATAGTGCCTGGAAGGATATAAACTCAGAGATGCTGAAACCAACAGAAATGCCAATTCCAATCCTTCTACCGATTCTGAACTTTGCACGAGTCATGGATGTCCTCTACAAGGTGGAAGACAGCTTCACGCATGTCGCACAACCAGTAAAAGATGGCATTTCTTCATTACTGATAGACCCCGTTCAGATATGA